The stretch of DNA GTGGACGATACCGGTTCCCGGCGGGACAACGTTGAAGTTCTCGAAGGCGTTCTGCGCCCACTTGATCGCGCGATACCGTTCGGCGTTTCGCTCGTACTCCAGTTCGACGTTCTTCTCGTAGGCGTCCTCGGAGTCGAAGTAGTCAACCTGGACGCTGTGGTCGATCACGAGATCAATAGGAATCTCCGGTTCGACCAGGGTGGGATCCCGGTCTTTGCGGTCGACCTCGGATCGAAGGGCCGCCAGGTCGACGACTGCAGGCACACCGGTGAGATCCTGCAGGACGACTCGTGATGGAGAGAACGGAACCTCCGCGTCCGGTACGTCTGGCTCCCAGCCAGCAGCATTCCTGACGTCTGCCGCAGTAACAGTTTCGCCGTCGGCGTTCCGGAGCACCGATTCGAGCAGAATTCGGATGCTCACCGGGAGTGTGTCGAGGTCACAGAGCCCCTGTTCTTCGAGTGCTCGAAGATCGGCCATCTTGTACGTCGTCCCGTCGACGTCGAGTTCACGGACGGCATCGAACGGAAGTGTATCAGTCATAGTATCGATACCTTGGATTGGCAGTAGTATCAATCCCTCTCCGAATCCGATTCGACGGGAATCGGGATTTGTTACGCGGAGGCATCGTATCCAGCGTCTTCGACCGCAGTCACGAGTTCATCCCGTTCAGCGGACCCTTCGACCGTCGCGGATTCTGAGTCGCGATCCGCAGTTGCGGAAGTAACCCCCGCAACTTCTTCGAGTGCCTCTTCGACGGTCTGCTCGCAATGTTCACAGGTCATTCCTTCGACGGTGATTGTCTGAGTCATATCCATTCGTAGATAGGGGCGAGTATTCTATGTGGTTTTCTGCTTGGAATCCAATGTTATCACAGCCCTGGATCACCGATTTCGAAGGTGAATCGTGGACAACAATAATGTATCCTGCGAGACGAAGCGGTCGTATGCGCAATCTAGACGAAACCGACTTGGAAATTCTCTCGTTACTCGCCGATGACGCCCGCCGCCCGTTCAGCGACATCGGCGAGGAAGTCGGTCTGTCGGGGCCGGCTGTTTCCGACCGGGTCAATCGATTACAGGAAGCTGGCATCATTAACAACTTCACGATTGACGTCAACCGAGCCCATCTGCGGGCTGGCGTTCCGGTATTTATTCAGGCCGAAATCGGCTCAGCATCGCTGGAGACCGCCCGCAATCAAGTTCGGGAATCCGATGGTGTTGAACATGTCTTCACGACCTCAGAAGGGGATCTTTGGTTCTATGCCCGTGTCGAAGCCCAGAACGTTCGTCAGTGGGTAGATGGGCTCTTCAACGAGGTCGATGTAGCGGATTACACCGTCACGCTCATCGACGAGATCGAATGGACGCCGTCCGTCGATGGCGTCGAATTTGCGCTCACCTGTGCCGAATGTAACAACACCGTCGATAATGAGGGTGAGACGACGCGAATCGACGGCGAGATCTATCACTTCTGTTGTCCATCCTGTCTTGCGCGGTTCGAAGACAGGTATCAGCGACTCGAAGAGGGAGCATAACGCGCTCTTTGGAATCCAAATTTTCCCGCGGTCGAAAACCCACCCCTCGAAGCAGCAAATCGCCTAAACCTAGACCCCGTATAGTAGACTAAGTATGACAAGCCAGACAATCCATCTCGATATCACGGGGATGTCCTGCGCCAACTGTTCGGCGACGATCCAGGACACCCTGGAATCCCTCGACGGGGTATCGGAGGCGGACGCGAACTTCGCCACCGACGAGGGGTCTGTCACCTACGATCCCGACGAGGTATCGCTCAAAGAAATCTACGACGCGATCGACGAGGCTGGCTACGGTGCCGTCTCGGAGACGGTGACGATCACCATCTCCGATATGACATGTGCCAACTGCGCCGAGACGAACGAAACAGCCCTCGAGGAGACAGCAGGCGTCATCAACGCCGAGGTCAACTACGCGACCGACGAGGCACAGGTCACCTACAATCCGGCAGAGGTGTCGATCGATGTGCTGTACGATGCCATAGAGGACGCTGGCTACTCTCCTGTTCGCGAAGAGGATACCGACGAGGACTCGGGCCAGGACGCACGTGATGCTGCCCGGCAGGCCGAGATCCGGAAACAGCTCCGACTCACCCTGTTCGGCGCGGTGCTGTCCGCCCCCTTGCTGTTCTTCCTCGTCGAGAAGTTCCTCCTCGGCGGCGGACTCATCCCCGAGAGCGTCTTTGGTATTGAGTTCGGCTGGGTTGAGTTCCTGCTGGCGACGCCCGTCCAGGCCGTGCTCGGCTGGCCGTTCTACAAGAACTCGTATAAGGCGATCGTGAAGAACGGCCGCGCCAATATGGACGTCCTCATCGCGCTGGGTTCGACCACTGCGTACGTCTACTCCGTTGCCGTCCTCTCCGGGCTAATCGCGGGCGGCCTGTACTTCGACACGGCCGCGCTCATCCTCGTGTTCATCACGCTCGGTAACTATCTCGAGGCCCGCTCGAAGGGCCAGGCCGGCGAGGCGCTCCGCAAGCTGCTGGAGATGGAAGCCGAGACAGCCACCGTCGTCGACGAGGAGGGCAACGAGGAGGAGATTCCTCTCGAAGACGTTGAGGTCGGCGACCGGATGAAAGTCCGCCCTGGCGAGCAGATCCCGACTGACGGCGTGGTCGTCGACGGCCAGTCCGCGGTGGACGAGTCGATGGTCACCGGTGAGTCCGTCCCCGTCGAGAAGAGCGAGGGTGACGAGGTTGTCGGCTCGACGATCAACGAGAACGGGGTCCTCGTCGTCGAGGCGACGAAGGTCGGAAAGGACACGGCGCTCCAGCAGATCGTCCAGACGGTCAAGGAAGCTCAGTCCCGTCAGCCCGACATCCAAAACCTCGCGGATCGCATCTCGGCGTACTTCGTTCCGGCGGTCATCGCGAACGCCCTCCTGTGGAGCGTCGTCTGGTTCCTGTTCCCAGAAGCGCTCGCCGGCTTCGTCGACTGGCTCCCGGTGTGGGGCCTCGTCGCTGACGGACCCGTCGCCGCCGGCGGGGTCTCTGTCTTCGAGTTTGCGATCATCGTCTTCGCGTCGGCGGTGCTCATCGCCTGTCCCTGTGCGCTCGGGCTCGCCACCCCGGCTGCCACGATGGTCGGAACCACGATCGGTGCCCAGAACGGAGTACTGTTCAAGGGCGGCGACATCCTCGAACGCGCGAAGGATGTCGACACGGTCGTCTTCGACAAGACGGGCACGCTCACGAAAGGCGAAATGGAGCTGACCGATGTGGTCGTATTCGACGGTGATGGGCAACCTATGGCAGACGGCGGTGACACCGCTGCCGATGGCGGACAGCTGACTGCCCGCGACCGTCTCAGCGAAGACGACGTATTGCGGCTCGCAGCGACGGCCGAGAGCGGGAGCGAACACCCGCTTGCTCGGGCTATCGTGAAAGGAGCCCAAGACCGTGGGCTTGACGTGACCGATCCCGACGACTTCGAGAACGTGCCCGGACACGGCATCAAAGCGACCGTCGGTGACAGCGAGGTGCTGGTCGGTAATCGGAAGCTCCTGCGTGACAACGGGATCGATCCCTCGCCCGCCGAAGAGACGATGGAGCGTCTCGAGAAGGAAGGGAAAACAGCGATGCTCGTCGCGTACGAGGATGAACTAGTTGGCGTGGTCGCTGATGCCGACACGATCAAAGAGAGCGCGAAGGACGCCGTGAGTCAACTGCAGGAGCGCGGCGTCGACGTGATGATGATCACCGGCGACAACGAGCGGACGGCCCGCGCAGTCGCCGACCAAGTCGGTATCGACCCGAACAACGTCCGCGCGGAAGTCCTCCCCGAGGACAAATCAGATGCCGTGGAGTCCATCCAGGACGAAGGGCGGCAGGCGATGATGGTCGGGGACGGCGTCAACGACGCCCCTGCACTCGCGGTCGCCTACGTTGGGACTGCCATCGGCTCCGGAACGGACGTCGCTATCGAGGCCGCGGACGTCACGCTGATGCGGGACGATCCCGTCGACGTCGTGAAGGCGATCCGCATCTCGGACGCGACGCTCCAGAAGATCAAGCAGAACCTCGTGTGGGCGCTCGGCTACAACACGTCGATGATTCCGCTGGCGTCGCTCGGCCTCCTGCAGCCGGTGCTGGCCGCCGCTGCGATGGCCTTCTCCAGCGTATCGGTGCTATCGAACAGCCTGCTGTTCCGCCGGTACACACCTGATCACGACTACAAGCTCCTCGGCCGCCTCCGCTGAACGTTACCCTCATCCGATGTCCAAGATTTCCCGTAGAACTGTTCGGAAGTATCTCGTCAAGACAGCCAGTACCGAACCAACATACCTCCGGGCTCGCGAGATTACTGGCGGCCTCAACGGCTCCCCGAAGGCCGTCGCGCAGTACCTCAGCCATCTCCAATACGGGCTCTCGGTCGTCTCACTCGAACAATGGGGACACTCGCAGAGCATGACGTGGCGACTGGAGGTGAACGACTCGTGAGTACTGTCACTCGACGCGTCGAGACCGTCCTTCCGGAAACCGGCTCTCGCGAGTGGTGGGCGCTGTATCTGCTCGCCCCGATCGTTCTCATCGGTGCGGGCCTCCTCGCATTCCCCACGCTGGTCTACGACTGGTTCATTTGGCAGTACCTCTGGGGACCAGTCGTCGCCGACGCGGCTGGTCACCCAGTCACACACGAGGGTATTCGCGCTGTCCAGGGTTACAACGCTGTGAATACGGTGACATACCTCGCGGCAGTCGTATACAGTCTCCCTGGAATACGAGTGTATCTCGACCAGTTGGATGTCACGTTCGATGCACGCCTTGCGTACGGGTTCGCTCCAATCATTATCGCCGGCGGCGCCATGCGAGCTCTTGAGGATATCGGCCTGCTCGGCGACTATGCGGTGTGGTTCATCACGCCATCGATATACTTCGTCATCACCGGTGTCACCGTCATTGTGCTCGGCGTCGGCGCAGTCGCGCGTGACCGGCATATCGGTTCTATCCCGTCAACGGTCGGCCTCGTCGGGTCGGTGTGGGCTTTCGGTGCCGTAGGGTGGGCGGTTTGGCATGGTCTCTCGACAGCGACACCGCTCCGCCTGTGGGTCCCTGTGGCAACGACGGGAATTGCTCTCGGAGTGACTGGTTTCTACTACTGGGGAGCGAATTTCGTCACCATCGCACCCCTTCAGCATCCGATAGTCCTGCTTGCCGTCTTCGGACAAATGTGGGACGCTGCGCAGAACCTCATCGGTGTGACGTTCTTCGGCTACTCCCCGAAATTAGTCGTGACTAACTTCGTGTACCAAGCCACAAACTTCTCCGGATCGACGTTCGTCCTCAAACTACTCGTGACTCTCGGCATCGTGTGGTATCTCGCTGATGCGAAAGAGGAGATGAATCATACCTGGTGGTGGATGATAGCGTTCTTCATCGGGGCTATCGGGCTTCCGATGGGTGTCAGAGGGTCACTCCGAATGATGCTTGGTGTCTAACTTAGGACTGCATCGCAGCTGTCAGTGCTCGGTCAAGGTCTGCGCGGAGGTCTGCCACGTCTTCGAGACCGACACTCACACGGATGAGCCCGTCGGTGATTCCTGCTTCCTGTCGCACTTCACGTGGGACCGACGCGTGGGTCATCGTTGCGGGCTGTTCGATGAGACTCTCTACGCCTCCGAGGCTTTCCGCCAGCGTGAATACCTCGGTCGCGGAAACGAGTGTCTCCGCCATCTCCAGGGTACCGTCAAGTTCGAAGCTCAACATCCCCCCGAAGTCGTCCATCTGCGTAGCGGCGAGGTCGTGTTGCGGATGGGAATCCAACCCCGGATAGTACACTCGGTCGATAGCCGGATGATCGTTGAGCCACGCCGCCAGGTCGCGGGCGTTCTCACTGTGTCGGTTCATCCGGACGGAGAGAGTCTTCGTTCCGCGCAGGACGAGGAAGCACGCGAACGGATCCGGCGTCGCCCCTACGCTGTTCTGGTAGAACCCCAACTGCTCGTCCAGACCCTCGTCGTCGGTTACGAGCGCACCGCCGACAACATCAGAGTGGCCGCCGAGGTACTTCGTCAGCGAGTGAGCAACGATATCCGCGCCCAACTCTAAGGGGCGCTGGAGATACGGCGTTGCGAACGTGTTGTCCACAGCACAGAGAGCGCCACGATCGTGGGCAATTTCCGCGATGTCCGCTATATCGACGACCTGCATTAGTGGATTCGTGGGCGTCTCGAGCCACACGAGTTCAGTCTCCGGAGAAACTGCCTCTACGACTGCATCGTGGTCGGTCGTGTCGATGAAGTCGAACGCGAGGTCGTAATCCTCGTAGACCTGCGTGAATAGCCGATGGGTCCCGCCGTAGACGTCTTCGCCGACCACGACGTGATCGCCTGCTTCGAGCAGATTCAGGACCGTATTGATCGCGGCCATCCCGCTGGCGAACGCCCGCCCGTACGCTCCGCTTTCGAGGCTGGCGAGGTTCGCTTCCAGTGCCGCCCGCGTCGGGTTGTCGGTCCGTGAGTACTCGTAGCCACGGTGATCGCCGGGCGCGTCCTGGGCGAACGTCGAGGAGGCGTAGATGGGCGTCATGACTGCGCCGGTATCCGGATCCGGGCGCTGGCCTGCGTGGATCGCCCGCGTGTCGAACCGGCCAGCGTCGTGCATCTCGTTTCGCTGGTCGTCGCTCATGCTTTCCCCTCCCAGGCCTCGAAGGAACCGTAGATATTCTTCGAGAGGTACCGTTCGCTGCCATCGGGAAACACCGTAACGACAGCCGGTGCCGAGAGATCGAGTTCATCAGCCGCGGCCTCTTCGGCAACCTCGCGTGCAGCGACGCTCGCCGCACCCGAACTGGAGCCGACGAGATGTCCCTCCTCAGCGGCGAGTCGGTTCACTTCGGCATGTGCGTCCCGGTCGCTCACCGTCCGAATGTCGTCGATCGCATCTGGATCGAGCAGCTCGGTCACGTCCGGGTCGTGTGTGCCGATGCCTTCGGTCTTGTATGGTGCCTCTTCGCGTTCTCGGTCCAGGAGTTCGCCAAACGTCGAACCCTCCGGTTCGACGGCTACGACATGGACATCGGGGACGCGCTCACGCACGGCCCGGGTAATGCCCATCAGCGTCCCGCCGGAACCGACGCCCGCAACAATTGCGCCCACATGCTCGCCGAGCGTATCGAGGATCTCCTGGCCAGTTGTCTCGTAGTGGGCCTCGACATTCAACGGCGTCGCAAACTGCTGCGGGACGACGGCGTCGTCGCGCCGGTCGGCGATCTCGTGGGCAGTTTCGGCAGCCTCGCTCATCCCCGCATCACCGGAGACGTGAACGATTTCCGCACCGAGCGCGGCCATCAGTCGTTCTTTCTCCTCGCTGAATCCGCGGGGAACGACGAAGACCGTCTCGAGGCCGAATCGAGTAGCGGCGATCGCCATTCCGATGCCGGTGTTTCCGGCTGTTGGTTCGACGATCGTGCCGCCGGACGGAACGTCGCCGCGTTTGAGGAGTCGTTCGAGGATGTGCTTGCCGATTCGGTCTTTCACGCTCCCGCCGGGATTGAACGTCTCCAGTTTCGCGTAGACGGAAACGTCGGTGGGCGTCGCGTCGAGTTCGACGATCGGTGTATTACCGATCGTTTCGAGGAGCGATGCGTCGGAGTCGGTGTGACGAGTCATATCTCTGGGTCATGTGGGGCAATCTGTGGCCGGTACGTTCGCTGACGGCAATCCGTCAACAACAGCGACGGCCCGAAGACCCAGCGCAGAAACAGTCCGCGAGGATAGTAGTGCGAGAGTGCAGTCGCTGTGTCACCCGCCGCTGCCGGCGGGACGCCGAGCCGTGGTCGTGGGCACGCCGTGATGGGACCGACACGGCGGTCCCCTCGACCGATGGGGCTCGCCTCATACGAAGGACTATGAGACGCTGTCTTTTGTGGTTTCCTCTTTGGAACTGAAAGTCAGCACCGCCGTCGTGCCCGAATCCGTTCTCAATACGCAGGAAAGGTCGACGTACAATAGATACCCCCGCCCCAAGTGACGAACATATGGAACGGGCCGTAACTCGTCGCGGACTACTACGGGTCGGTGCCACGACAGTCGCACTCGGAATCGCCGGCTGTTTAGGATCATCGAGTGAGGACGAGTGGGATATCGAGGGAACGCTGGCAGTGACGAACGCTCAGCAATACAGTTCACCAGGCTGTAGCTGTTGTGGACGATATGCGTCGTATCTTCGGGACCATCTCGACACGACCCTCGGGGAAACCGAAACCGAGGACGTAACGGCTCTCAAGCGCCAACACGGTATCCCATCGGATTTACAGAGC from Haloarcula litorea encodes:
- a CDS encoding heavy-metal-associated domain-containing protein — its product is MTQTITVEGMTCEHCEQTVEEALEEVAGVTSATADRDSESATVEGSAERDELVTAVEDAGYDASA
- a CDS encoding AsnC family transcriptional regulator, with amino-acid sequence MRNLDETDLEILSLLADDARRPFSDIGEEVGLSGPAVSDRVNRLQEAGIINNFTIDVNRAHLRAGVPVFIQAEIGSASLETARNQVRESDGVEHVFTTSEGDLWFYARVEAQNVRQWVDGLFNEVDVADYTVTLIDEIEWTPSVDGVEFALTCAECNNTVDNEGETTRIDGEIYHFCCPSCLARFEDRYQRLEEGA
- a CDS encoding heavy metal translocating P-type ATPase; this translates as MTSQTIHLDITGMSCANCSATIQDTLESLDGVSEADANFATDEGSVTYDPDEVSLKEIYDAIDEAGYGAVSETVTITISDMTCANCAETNETALEETAGVINAEVNYATDEAQVTYNPAEVSIDVLYDAIEDAGYSPVREEDTDEDSGQDARDAARQAEIRKQLRLTLFGAVLSAPLLFFLVEKFLLGGGLIPESVFGIEFGWVEFLLATPVQAVLGWPFYKNSYKAIVKNGRANMDVLIALGSTTAYVYSVAVLSGLIAGGLYFDTAALILVFITLGNYLEARSKGQAGEALRKLLEMEAETATVVDEEGNEEEIPLEDVEVGDRMKVRPGEQIPTDGVVVDGQSAVDESMVTGESVPVEKSEGDEVVGSTINENGVLVVEATKVGKDTALQQIVQTVKEAQSRQPDIQNLADRISAYFVPAVIANALLWSVVWFLFPEALAGFVDWLPVWGLVADGPVAAGGVSVFEFAIIVFASAVLIACPCALGLATPAATMVGTTIGAQNGVLFKGGDILERAKDVDTVVFDKTGTLTKGEMELTDVVVFDGDGQPMADGGDTAADGGQLTARDRLSEDDVLRLAATAESGSEHPLARAIVKGAQDRGLDVTDPDDFENVPGHGIKATVGDSEVLVGNRKLLRDNGIDPSPAEETMERLEKEGKTAMLVAYEDELVGVVADADTIKESAKDAVSQLQERGVDVMMITGDNERTARAVADQVGIDPNNVRAEVLPEDKSDAVESIQDEGRQAMMVGDGVNDAPALAVAYVGTAIGSGTDVAIEAADVTLMRDDPVDVVKAIRISDATLQKIKQNLVWALGYNTSMIPLASLGLLQPVLAAAAMAFSSVSVLSNSLLFRRYTPDHDYKLLGRLR
- a CDS encoding DUF63 family protein, with the protein product MSTVTRRVETVLPETGSREWWALYLLAPIVLIGAGLLAFPTLVYDWFIWQYLWGPVVADAAGHPVTHEGIRAVQGYNAVNTVTYLAAVVYSLPGIRVYLDQLDVTFDARLAYGFAPIIIAGGAMRALEDIGLLGDYAVWFITPSIYFVITGVTVIVLGVGAVARDRHIGSIPSTVGLVGSVWAFGAVGWAVWHGLSTATPLRLWVPVATTGIALGVTGFYYWGANFVTIAPLQHPIVLLAVFGQMWDAAQNLIGVTFFGYSPKLVVTNFVYQATNFSGSTFVLKLLVTLGIVWYLADAKEEMNHTWWWMIAFFIGAIGLPMGVRGSLRMMLGV
- a CDS encoding cystathionine gamma-synthase → MSDDQRNEMHDAGRFDTRAIHAGQRPDPDTGAVMTPIYASSTFAQDAPGDHRGYEYSRTDNPTRAALEANLASLESGAYGRAFASGMAAINTVLNLLEAGDHVVVGEDVYGGTHRLFTQVYEDYDLAFDFIDTTDHDAVVEAVSPETELVWLETPTNPLMQVVDIADIAEIAHDRGALCAVDNTFATPYLQRPLELGADIVAHSLTKYLGGHSDVVGGALVTDDEGLDEQLGFYQNSVGATPDPFACFLVLRGTKTLSVRMNRHSENARDLAAWLNDHPAIDRVYYPGLDSHPQHDLAATQMDDFGGMLSFELDGTLEMAETLVSATEVFTLAESLGGVESLIEQPATMTHASVPREVRQEAGITDGLIRVSVGLEDVADLRADLDRALTAAMQS
- a CDS encoding PLP-dependent cysteine synthase family protein, which produces MTRHTDSDASLLETIGNTPIVELDATPTDVSVYAKLETFNPGGSVKDRIGKHILERLLKRGDVPSGGTIVEPTAGNTGIGMAIAATRFGLETVFVVPRGFSEEKERLMAALGAEIVHVSGDAGMSEAAETAHEIADRRDDAVVPQQFATPLNVEAHYETTGQEILDTLGEHVGAIVAGVGSGGTLMGITRAVRERVPDVHVVAVEPEGSTFGELLDREREEAPYKTEGIGTHDPDVTELLDPDAIDDIRTVSDRDAHAEVNRLAAEEGHLVGSSSGAASVAAREVAEEAAADELDLSAPAVVTVFPDGSERYLSKNIYGSFEAWEGKA
- a CDS encoding DUF411 domain-containing protein, coding for MERAVTRRGLLRVGATTVALGIAGCLGSSSEDEWDIEGTLAVTNAQQYSSPGCSCCGRYASYLRDHLDTTLGETETEDVTALKRQHGIPSDLQSCHTLVLDEYVVEGHVPVEIIATMLDEEPAVDGIALPGMPAGSPGMGGTKSDTFTVYKLGGGKTGDVYTEI